The window TAATTTTCTGATGTCTTATTATTTGACCCTAGTTTTCTGAAATATTTTGCAGTGCATGGCCATTATTAATCTTGGAGGACAAGTTGGTTCCATGATTGCTGAAGGCCCTTGGGTGTTTGTTGGCATACCTAATTGTGTGAAGGTGTGGTGGAATTGATCTGATACGAAATTTTATGTGATGCTTTGCTGTTATGTTGTTATTTTACATAATGGATGAAGTGTATGTCTGTAACTGTAACTGTGTTTTAGCCTACTGGATCTACTTATTTTGCCTGTTCAGAATATCTTTTAATTCCAATGTATGATGACGTGAACTAACTCAGAGAATTTTATGTGATTTGAAGGCATGGAACATTCAGACTTCAGCTGATCTGAGTCTTAGTGGACCTGTTGGCCTAGTTTATTCCCTAGTTGTGGGCAATGATTTACTCTTTGCTGGTACACAGGTATTCCCGTAACTTTTGAATTGTATCTGTGAGCATTTTAGCAATGAGCTTATCCCCAGAATATAACTATGATATATCAGTCTCTCGTAGTATCCTGACCAATGATTCAACTGTCCTTGACTACCCTTAGTAATAATGTTGATTGAcaagtttcttgttttttctttttatatgtgGTTTTCCCATTCAAGGAATAGAGTAAATGTGCTTTGATGCCATTAAAGCTCGTCTTCAGGATGGGAACTgtgaatgaaaagaaacagaTCATTTTAGGGTTCTTTTATAGATGACAGTATCCTTTGGGGAGGGTTAATGttgtttcatttatatatatatttacacacacacacatctatacacatactttattattattattattatttttgcaaaggaaatttcttccttttgaaAAGCTCCTTGGTTTCTTTGAGGATGCTATAAAGTCGTTTCTTATAGCAAAGggagaaaatcaatttatactcACGAACTTTGGGGTTGAACCCCATACCAAAGATTGTATTGAATTCCTTGGTGTCAGTGATTCAATGTAGACCCTTTGTGTGAGTGATTACAActattttagttgattttatctaaaataaactaaattactCTTCTTGAGCCAAAATGAATAGGTTAACTGGCATAATATTTGTATCACAAATCTCTATATCAGATGTTTGATTACCCCATCTCACatattatctaaaaaaaaattatactttcTGAATCCCACCAAAGTAGTATAAATTAgggaaaatatcaatttattctCCTCAATTTTGGGGATTGTATCAATTAAAACTCTAAACTAGTAATTGTATCAACTTGAACTATAAACTTTTATATGTGAATCAATTTAGACCATTTGGTAATGATTTATAGCATTTTTTGCTTGATTCTATCTAATTTTAactcaaaatcacttttaaaaatttgttattttccaaaattatgaACTTTATGGCTTTATAATTTTGGTGGCCACGCTTGCTTTGAAGATTgcatttcttattttctcatGCTTCTCATATTTGTATGGATATGGTTCTATTCGGTTCTTTGTACATCCATCAATTTCAGCCGGATATTTTGCCAAGttcaatcttaatttttaacttcTGCACATAGGACGGGTCCATATTGGCATGGAAATTCAATGTGGCAACCAACTGCTTTGAGCCAGCTGCATCACTCTCTGGCCACACCCTTCCTGTTGTTTCATTAGTTGTCGGAGCAAATAGGCTCTATTCTGGTTCCATGGACCATACTATTAAAGTGAGTTGAGCTCGAGTATGTGCCATCTTTTCTTTAGTTGCAGTTTTTCCATAATCAATTCgattcttattctttttttttaggtaTGGAGTCTGGAGTCTTTACAATGTCTACAGACACTGACAGATCACACATCAGTTGTAATGTCTGTACTTTGCTGGGAGCAATTTCTCTTATCGTGTTCGCTAGATAAGACAATAAAGGTTGATTTTCTAATTCAGAAAGGTGGTAGTTTGACACTGTTCACGTTCTGCTATGACTTGAAAATTAAGTAATGGTTCAACTTGTCTTACCCGCAGGTGTGGGCTGCTACAGAAAGTGGAAACTTGGAAGTAACCTACACGCAAAAAGAAGACCATGTATGTGTGGTTTTCcgttttctttgttattattactattgGATAATACACAACGTTCTTTACTAAAGAAAGTGTATAAGGGATGAGAATAAGTTACGGTCAAATGCTTTAGTATTCTGCGGTTGTTGTATCTGAAAAAGGCTGTCAGGATTGTCCTCAAGTTCAGATGCATCTTCTTGTAATATGATGGTGATCTAATTACGAGTGCTATTTTAGAACTAGTCTTAAGCATAGGATCAACTAATAGTATATATTGCGGAATTTCAAGTGGCTCCTACTGAAACTTTATTATCCTTTTTGGTTCATCGAAGGGGAAATATTTTGCATTTCAGAAGTTTGGGCTTCCTTAGAGATTATAGTTTCTACTGAATTTATCTCGGTGTCTGGGACAGCCATTTGGATACAGTGGGATGATACCCGCAAACATGTTCAATTCACTTATGTGATGTGATGGCGATCTTTTTCAGGGCTTGCTTACTCTCTGTGGGATGCATGATTTAGATGGGAAGCCTATTTTGTTATGTTCGTGCAACGACAACTCTGTTCGCCTTTATGATTTGCCATCGTGAGCATCTTCACCCATGTTCActatatttcttgttttgattCTAGGTTCTTGGTATTCTCTCTCAACGTATATCAAAAATAGCTTTTTGTTAATCCATATCACTTGTGTATTGTTTGTAATAGGTTCTCGGAGAGGGGCAAAATATATTCGAAGGAAGAAATTAGATCAATTCAAGCTGGTCCAGGCGGCATCTTCTTTACCGGTGACGGGACTGGACAAGTGAAAGTATGGACATGGTTGACCGAACAAGCAGTGGCAGCAAGCATGTAACATGTTATGAGCTAAACAGTGTAACGTAATTTGGTCTTCACCAGCTTGATCTGATAAgtttatacctttttttttccggGGAGGGGATGGTTAGTTCTTTTGTAATGTACAAGTTGAGGGAGTCGAGGTTGAGaatgcaattttttatttgttaggtTTTAAGGGAGAAGCAACAAAGACCATTTAGATGAATTGCTACACAATGATCGAAGTGTCTGTATTCGCTGAGTGGTGAAAAGTTGTATGTGGCGCATCAAGAAGAAATATAGAGCTGAATAAGATCCACAAATTATTGCTtcctaaagaaaataattccGCTATTCAATCTGTCCTTTTTGTTATGTCTTTGGACTGGGGCATGCCTCGTCATATATCAAGTGAATGTGGAAAGAAGTTGAATGTCATAGCTGCTTTTAACGATTTGATGTTTCcataattgtatttaaatgACAAGAGATTGAATAAATTTCTTacgttttgttattttaatcttCATTTGGAGCAAGATAATGTCTTTTTCAGTGCTCATATCATGAGGCACAGCGTATTCTCtcaattcttttaatcttATCTTATGTAGGGTTAGGGCAAAAATAGGATTCAatacttttaatattaatgttggcaaaaaaaaaaaaaaaaaagagtagtttcttttttcagtattttaattttcttctcattaGTGTATTCACATGTCTTACGTATATAATAATTCATGCAATGTGTACAAAACAATCTATATCCTATTGACCTAGAAATAAATCATGACAAGAAACCCAATTGACGTAGAAATAAATCATGATATTACTATgcattgttattttgaaaatcatatccttattttactattgaaaattttagtttttgtacaTAGTTGAATCTCCGATCAATAGAAAAACGTGATGGTTAATGATGGAATGCAAGAAATCAAATATTGGTACGGTGCACATACAAATATAGAGAAGTAGCATGACTAAAAACTCACACTTATGTAAAAAGAAGCAATAGAATATccttttactttcaaaatacGAATAATGCGTTATTCAAATGTAAAGGCAAAGAAGaagttttaaaacatttaattgcattaaattaaatttttacttttacatgTGTTTATTGCAACAAACGtcgtttcttaaaaaaaaacttgttctTGCAATCGGATCTATGTACATAAAGTAGAACAAGTAAAATCTTTATTCCAACACATACAATTGGGGATAGAGAcaatatcaaaactttaatGGGAGGATAGAGTAGGAGCACATAAAGACAAGAGTTGTGTGTACTATTGATGCCAATACGATGATGTAATTCTTCAAGATAAAGACCTTCAAATTGATGCATTCTCAATACAACAGATATAATTGATATTGAATGATGTGACAtaagttacaaatttagaagAGAAAGACGTctttgaagagaaaattttaaaaaataaaataacatagaAGTAAAATTAATAAGTTAAAGATACTATTTACAACGAGGAAATTTAAACCAAGAATCTCATGTCCTAAGTGACGTGAGGATGAGAGTTGAGCTAACCTCATTTTAAGcttaatctaatttttataatatttaattattcaattataattatataataataatatttatatttttactttcatttgggaagaagaagagaaaaagtatattaaaagGGAAAGGGCCTTCGTTTCCGCTCTGTCTCTGATCTGTcgctctctctatctctctctctctctttctctttctctctgttGCTGTTCCAAATTTTGAACCTCAACGACGGATTTTCTCTGTTTCAGGAGCATTCAAAGCTTTGTTCCTATACCCATTTCTTTCCTCTTGAAGCTTTCATTCTCACACATTTCTCTGCCTGAACTTCCAAGCTCGTTTTCATAATGAACGATCTTCTTTCGGTAATTTTCCCCAAATTCTCTGTCCTTGTATtgcattttgttgttttgcaGATgggtttccttttttttttttttctcgatgATTTTGGAAGTTTTGACTTGTGGGTTTTGTCTTGAATTTGATCCAagctttgttttgttttccgGATTTGTTCGATCCAGTTTGCTTTTTGTTTACATGATAAAGGAATTAGACTTGTTGGTTTAATTTCACCTGTGGTTGTTTAGTGTAGTTTAGAGCTTGTGGAGTTTATGGGTGAATTCAATTTGGGTATTCTAGACACTGTTCGAGGGCTTGGCAAAACATGATTTTATCTTTGTCCACCAACTGTCCACCAACTGTCCTCTTATCTTCCATTTATTACCGGTTATGTAAAGGAGACGATGGCTACTTAGTCTTTAATTTCTCTGTTGCTAGAAGTGGTTTGACTTTTGTTGACTCTTTACTTctcatttcataaaaaaaaaatcgtattGTGACAGTACACCGATTTATTTAGATGGTTCTGTTATGATAAAAATAAGACGGTTAGGTCagaacataaaattgaaagcttTTGGACTGAACGAAAGGTTGCAGAAAATGATGGATGTTTTTGGTGTGACATGATCCTTTGTGCGGTGTCAATGTTGCTACCGTTGGTGATACTGGTAAAGCACACTATGTGGTCATCAGGAACGTCAGTACTTTGATTCTCAAAAGTTTATCAGAAGTGCTGGttgattttagtttagaaTTGAGTAAAGGGAACTATAGATTCTTCCATAAGATACCCATTTTCAGTTAGGGGCAAGAGCTCAGAATAGCATGGACAGACAGATGGATGGATCGTTTATACCTTGCATCATCatgaaaactttttattatgaacttgtttaattatcttttctatTTCCAACTCTTGGTCTATTATCTAGATTGTGAATAATAAGAGAATGACTGTAGAAAGACTTTGTGGGGATGATGAAGGAGAAGAACTGAATGTTTAGATTGCTAATGGTTGCTTCTTGGTTTTAATTACCATGATTTCAGCCTTTTATTCCCATCCAAGCTAGAGTGAAGAAACAGGTTGGAGATACAGAGCTTAGCTCCTTTGATTGGTGTTTGTGTAATGGTAGGTAAAGTTCACTGACTTTGGTAGTCAAGGGAAGCTGTTTTtcttataagaaacaaatttcattgatatatgaaatttacaaaagaaggGAAACATGCCCAAACCAAAGGAGTTACAGAAGACTTCTCCAATGTAAGCTCAAAGGAGTTAAGATGCATGCTTGCACCAATTTTTTAGGctgtaaaattaaatgtgtTTTGCAAGGCAGAGTTTTGAAATGCTGCTTCTTTAGTTTGAGGCCTCAATTTCTGAAAAAATCTTCATGTTAATAGAGGACTCGGTTGTTTTTATAAAGTTATAAGTAGGAAAGTTGCTTAACCGCTAACAAAGAAGATCTTAGAATTAATGACTCATAGTAAGTCTTTACTagattttttccttttaaataagaaacttTGCAACtggaaataataacaaaatgggTAGGTCATTAAGAGTTCCAATGAGCAGATAAATTGTGTATGCCACCgtgtatttattttctctcaaatttttttcaaagaaaaaaaacgacTGCTTTCGAggagaaagaatgaaattaGCCCAGAAAAGAATCCTTTAGCGTAAGAGGCTCcaacataaaataatgttGCCCAgcgaataattacaaaaagtcttaaaaaacaaaggctcaaagagaaacatgaaactTCATCAAAGACTAGAGATCACTAGATCCCTTTCCACACCCATGAACACTGTTATTTCTCTCCACCCAAATACCCCATAATAGAGTGCACACCCTAGCAAGGCATAAGAAGCACCCTTTCCAAAACAAAGACAAATTGAGGAGGAACTCCCTGATTGAGTTTATAGCACTACCCCAACGAGCATGGACTTGTGAAAGAAGCGGTTCTATACTTATCTTAGATTCTTAAGAATTCACAACTCTAGAGAAGGTGACCAATTCTTTCTTCCGCTTTCAACaaagaatacaaaagaaaGGTCCCAGCAACTAAAGTGACATACTCGTGAGCCGATCCAAGGTGTTCACACGGCCATGAGGATGGCTTTGGCAAGTAAGACATGTCAAACAAAGAACCTGTCAAGGTATTGTTAGAAGTTGGGAACTTGATGGCTGATAATAAGATGAAATTAGCTGAATGGCTTTGGCATTTTCCCTTTGAATCCAACTCTCTGTGGGATAGAATCATTGGTAGCAAATTTGGTCCTCATTCTATTGAGTGGCCGTTAAGTAGGGTTCTTGGTGCTATTTGGAACTTGTGGAAGGCAATTTCTAAGGAGTTTCCTTCGTTTGCTCATTTGGTTCATTGTGTGGTAGGTGAGGGTATGGGTATATGCTTTTAGTAAGATCAATGGTGGGGGATAGACCCTTTGCTCTTTATTTCCCCGTCTTTATGAGTTTGTTGTTTGGTTAGGAAGCTCTTGTTCTATCTCTATTGAGCATTGTTGATCTTTATCTGATAAGGAAGTGATGGACATGTCCTCTCTTTTATCGTTGGTCAAAGGCCAAACCCTTTGGAGGGattcttgtttaatttcttgtttCGTCATCTGATTATTTAATAGACACTATTTTGTATAGACTATAGTTGGGAGTCTCTTTAGTGGgactctctcttttctcttgcTATAGTTGACTTATgctcttgtattctttcattttttttctcaatggaagtcctttattcttaaaaaaaaaaagaaaagagaagatatTTGTGACTTCTTTGTGAATTATGCGTACAACCATAATctataaaaaatgatacacCATACAAATTTTGTGGTGGGATGATGCgtcttttttatgaaaatttgggTGTTCAGTTATAGGGTTACTATCTT of the Cucumis sativus cultivar 9930 chromosome 3, Cucumber_9930_V3, whole genome shotgun sequence genome contains:
- the LOC101202840 gene encoding zinc finger CCCH domain-containing protein 48; protein product: MDVDGGGKRVFQRLGAPSGDSRNQKVCFHWRAGKCSRYPCPYLHRELNGPPHAASNGAANAASKRGHGFASDDSSVSVPRRSPNFSGGSTWGRVHGGGNRIIRKTEKLCNFWVQGNCTFGDKCRYLHSWSLGESFSHLTQLDGHQKVITGITFPSGSDKLYTGSKDETVRVWDCQSGQCMAIINLGGQVGSMIAEGPWVFVGIPNCVKAWNIQTSADLSLSGPVGLVYSLVVGNDLLFAGTQDGSILAWKFNVATNCFEPAASLSGHTLPVVSLVVGANRLYSGSMDHTIKVWSLESLQCLQTLTDHTSVVMSVLCWEQFLLSCSLDKTIKVWAATESGNLEVTYTQKEDHGLLTLCGMHDLDGKPILLCSCNDNSVRLYDLPSFSERGKIYSKEEIRSIQAGPGGIFFTGDGTGQVKVWTWLTEQAVAASM